Proteins co-encoded in one Anabaena sphaerica FACHB-251 genomic window:
- a CDS encoding acylase yields the protein MFIAAKTKFDYSLDWRQKARRFLPFLLGIIFTLVVSSQSFSSIPKSTEILWDTYGIPHIYGNSHQSAFKAFGWAQMQSHGNLLLRLYGQARGRAAEYWGEKYLESDKWVLTMDVPKRANAWYEAQNSGFRSYLDAFAAGINAYAKEHPDLIDEQVKVVLPVTPQDVLSHLQRVLLYTFVVDPGRLADINDTKSAPGSNGWAIAPKRSANNKAMLLANPHLPWGDLFLWYEAQITAPDIDAYGATLVGIPVLAIAFNDNLGWTHTVNTHDGWDAYELKLQKDGYLFDNKVRPFEKTTFSLKVKQANGSLREQILSVKNSIHGPVISDKNGKVVALRVVGQDSAGILEQWWDMATAKNLTAFQKVVQRLQLPMFTIMYADREGHIMHLFNGLVPVRKEGDFKYWEGIIPGDTSKTLWTKFHPYQDLPKVIDPPSGWLQNANDAPWTTTFPTAIKADNYPAYIAPRGPMYFRPQRSARMLAEDESISFEEMITYKHSTRMELADRILDDLIPAARKYGNELAKRAADVLAKWDRQADADSRGAVLFTAWADKLDFDKAFSQPWSESQPRTTPDGLANPKAAVELLETVATEVEKKYGSLDVNWGKVFRLRAGKIDLPSNGGDGYLGIFRVVNFAPETEGRFQAVGGDSFVAAVEFSQPVRAMALTSYGNATQPGSSHLGDQLPLFSEKKLRPVWRTKQEIEAHLEERKVF from the coding sequence ATGTTTATTGCTGCAAAAACAAAATTTGATTATTCTCTAGACTGGCGACAAAAAGCACGAAGATTTTTACCTTTTTTACTTGGTATCATCTTTACTTTGGTGGTGAGCAGTCAAAGTTTTAGTTCAATTCCCAAATCAACAGAAATTCTTTGGGATACTTACGGCATTCCGCATATTTACGGTAATAGCCATCAGAGTGCTTTTAAAGCATTTGGTTGGGCGCAGATGCAAAGTCACGGTAACTTGCTTTTACGTCTCTATGGACAAGCACGAGGAAGGGCGGCTGAATATTGGGGAGAGAAGTATTTAGAATCGGACAAGTGGGTACTGACAATGGATGTACCTAAACGAGCCAATGCTTGGTATGAAGCACAAAATTCTGGGTTTCGCAGTTATTTAGATGCTTTTGCGGCTGGGATTAATGCCTATGCTAAAGAACATCCTGATTTAATTGATGAGCAAGTAAAAGTGGTGCTACCCGTTACACCGCAGGATGTACTCAGTCACCTGCAAAGGGTACTGCTGTATACGTTTGTCGTTGATCCAGGAAGATTGGCAGATATTAATGATACAAAGTCTGCTCCTGGTTCTAATGGTTGGGCGATCGCACCCAAACGTTCTGCTAATAATAAAGCAATGTTGTTGGCAAATCCTCACTTGCCTTGGGGAGATTTATTTTTATGGTATGAAGCACAAATTACCGCACCAGATATTGATGCTTATGGGGCAACACTCGTAGGTATTCCCGTTTTAGCGATCGCCTTCAATGATAATTTAGGTTGGACTCACACCGTTAACACTCATGATGGCTGGGATGCATACGAACTGAAATTACAAAAAGATGGTTATCTTTTCGATAACAAAGTTCGCCCCTTTGAAAAAACAACCTTTTCACTAAAAGTCAAACAAGCAAATGGCTCTTTACGAGAGCAAATATTGTCAGTTAAAAACTCAATTCACGGGCCTGTAATCAGCGATAAAAATGGTAAAGTCGTGGCGCTACGGGTTGTTGGTCAAGATAGTGCTGGCATATTAGAACAGTGGTGGGATATGGCAACCGCGAAAAATCTCACCGCCTTTCAAAAAGTAGTACAACGGTTGCAACTGCCCATGTTTACCATCATGTATGCCGACCGAGAAGGACATATCATGCACCTGTTTAACGGTCTAGTTCCCGTGCGGAAAGAGGGAGATTTTAAATATTGGGAAGGCATTATTCCTGGAGACACATCCAAAACATTGTGGACTAAATTTCACCCTTATCAAGATTTACCAAAAGTAATTGATCCGCCCAGTGGTTGGTTACAAAATGCTAATGATGCACCTTGGACAACTACTTTTCCCACCGCTATCAAAGCAGATAACTATCCAGCTTATATAGCACCACGGGGTCCAATGTATTTCCGCCCCCAACGTTCTGCCAGAATGTTAGCTGAGGATGAAAGTATTTCCTTTGAGGAAATGATTACCTACAAGCATTCTACGCGCATGGAATTAGCAGACCGAATTCTTGATGATTTAATTCCCGCAGCCCGAAAATATGGTAACGAATTAGCAAAACGAGCCGCTGATGTCTTAGCCAAATGGGATAGACAAGCGGATGCAGATAGTAGGGGTGCGGTTTTATTTACTGCTTGGGCAGATAAATTAGATTTTGATAAAGCCTTTAGTCAACCTTGGAGTGAAAGCCAACCACGCACTACACCTGATGGTTTAGCTAACCCTAAAGCTGCGGTTGAATTATTAGAAACAGTAGCAACTGAAGTAGAAAAAAAATATGGCAGCTTAGATGTTAATTGGGGAAAAGTTTTTCGTCTGCGTGCTGGAAAAATAGATTTACCAAGCAACGGTGGTGATGGATATTTGGGAATTTTTCGAGTTGTTAATTTTGCCCCAGAAACAGAGGGACGTTTTCAAGCTGTGGGTGGTGACTCCTTTGTTGCAGCAGTGGAATTTTCTCAACCAGTCCGCGCAATGGCTCTTACCAGCTACGGAAATGCAACTCAACCAGGTTCGTCTCATCTTGGCGACCAATTGCCACTATTCTCTGAGAAAAAGTTGCGTCCAGTGTGGCGAACCAAACAGGAAATTGAGGCTCATTTAGAAGAAAGAAAAGTCTTTTGA
- a CDS encoding ABC exporter membrane fusion protein, translating into MVHKEKQSFTKPVGWLSITLAITTFVATGVVTLYSLSRFQSKSKSNVPVPISTSTPTVTAVAALGRLEPQGEIIRLSAPGSQGGGVRVAKLLVNKGDKVRQGQVVAILDSYAPNLAALEKAKRQVQVAQASLKRVEAGAKQGDIYAQKATIARLEAELRGETSAQKATIARLEAELNNAETENQRYQKLYQDGAISASDADTKRLRRDTVQQQLNEAKASLNRTVETLQKQLNEGQARLNSIAEVRPTDVQAAQADVESAKASVKQAQAELDLSSIRSPIDGQVLKINAWPGEIIGSNGIAQLGRTQQMYVVAEVYETDIKRVRLGQSVEISGDAFTEKIQGTVTDIGLQVGKQNIFNNNPGADTDNKIVDVKIRIDKPTDNQRVAALTNLQVQVLIKI; encoded by the coding sequence ATGGTACACAAAGAAAAGCAGTCATTCACAAAACCTGTGGGTTGGTTGTCGATAACTTTGGCAATTACTACATTTGTAGCTACTGGTGTAGTAACTCTCTACAGCCTTTCACGGTTTCAGTCGAAATCAAAATCAAATGTTCCAGTTCCTATCAGCACTTCTACTCCTACAGTGACTGCTGTTGCTGCCTTAGGACGTTTAGAACCTCAAGGAGAAATTATTCGTTTGTCTGCTCCAGGTTCCCAAGGGGGGGGTGTGAGAGTAGCCAAACTTTTGGTAAATAAAGGTGATAAGGTTCGTCAAGGACAAGTAGTAGCAATTCTTGATAGTTACGCTCCTAATCTTGCAGCTTTAGAAAAAGCTAAACGACAGGTACAAGTTGCCCAAGCTAGTCTCAAACGAGTAGAAGCCGGAGCAAAACAAGGTGATATTTATGCTCAAAAAGCCACAATTGCTCGTTTAGAAGCTGAGTTGCGTGGAGAAACTTCTGCTCAAAAAGCGACAATTGCTCGCTTAGAAGCTGAATTAAATAATGCAGAAACAGAAAATCAGCGATATCAGAAATTATATCAAGATGGTGCTATTTCGGCTTCTGATGCAGACACTAAACGCTTGCGAAGGGATACTGTACAACAACAACTAAATGAAGCCAAAGCTTCCTTAAATCGGACTGTAGAAACTCTGCAAAAACAGTTAAATGAAGGACAAGCTAGACTTAATAGTATTGCTGAAGTTCGCCCCACGGATGTGCAAGCCGCGCAAGCTGATGTTGAAAGTGCAAAAGCATCAGTTAAACAAGCTCAAGCAGAGCTAGATTTAAGTTCTATCCGTTCACCTATAGATGGTCAAGTCTTAAAAATTAATGCTTGGCCAGGAGAAATAATTGGTAGTAATGGCATAGCTCAATTAGGTCGCACTCAACAGATGTATGTAGTCGCAGAAGTCTACGAAACTGATATTAAAAGAGTGCGTTTAGGTCAGTCAGTTGAAATTAGTGGTGACGCTTTTACAGAAAAAATCCAGGGAACAGTTACAGATATTGGTTTACAAGTTGGTAAACAGAATATCTTTAATAATAATCCCGGTGCTGATACAGACAACAAAATAGTAGATGTCAAAATTCGCATTGATAAGCCAACAGATAACCAACGAGTTGCAGCTTTGACTAATTTACAGGTGCAAGTACTTATAAAAATATAA
- a CDS encoding energy transducer TonB, translating into MSFSSTAIEQREKELKTLTTFLTYSLIGSLAIHIGLLASGIGSLLTKVPEEEPVEITFVETPPEEIKPIEEPEQPQPDVAEKTQILTASNSQPGGGGGGAGVLSINNSSSTPELKPQPQQNKVVATKPSLVVPFPKIEPLKPLPSIPKEPVSEKKLEPQSQAPEPQNILSQTSSRDSTTVPAFSQPSANLSRLLAGIRDNRANQEVSQPSQGTAGGNGTVTSNSSGILGNGAGGSGSGSGSGSGSGSGSGSGSGSGSGSGSNIATAPTTPKIESKSGNGRAACRECNTNYPDWARRRGVEGRVEVAVDTDDNGNVTKVRLLRSSGNEKLDAEHLERAQKWKLKPTSGGRQGVSIGTEYAIAGSQRHRQLQERKKQRETEQRNSASTNNASNSVSEKPRRSRRLVTSVSENIPRESNTETRRIRRRRNIAASTESTSTSSATKGQRLGEAIRRRRRTDQAATSSSSGETRKRRRRRQITPASSVSTNNESSPKPTRRRRRLEQPASSEQNQQPSQSGESN; encoded by the coding sequence ATGAGTTTTTCCAGCACAGCCATAGAGCAACGAGAAAAAGAATTAAAGACACTGACAACCTTTTTGACTTATAGCTTGATTGGCTCTTTGGCTATACATATTGGGTTGCTGGCTTCTGGTATTGGTAGTCTACTCACAAAAGTCCCGGAAGAAGAGCCTGTAGAAATCACTTTTGTTGAAACTCCACCAGAAGAAATAAAACCAATAGAAGAACCTGAACAGCCACAACCTGATGTTGCTGAAAAAACTCAGATTTTGACCGCTTCAAATAGTCAACCTGGTGGTGGTGGTGGTGGCGCTGGTGTATTGAGTATCAACAACAGTTCTTCTACACCCGAATTAAAACCGCAACCACAACAAAACAAGGTAGTAGCTACTAAACCATCTCTTGTTGTTCCATTCCCGAAAATAGAACCTCTCAAACCTTTACCTTCTATACCTAAAGAACCTGTTTCGGAAAAGAAATTAGAACCTCAGTCTCAAGCACCTGAACCCCAAAATATACTTAGTCAAACGTCATCTAGAGATAGCACGACGGTACCAGCATTTTCACAACCCAGCGCCAATTTAAGCAGGTTGCTGGCAGGAATTAGAGATAATCGAGCAAATCAAGAAGTTTCACAACCCTCTCAAGGTACTGCGGGTGGAAATGGTACTGTAACATCAAACTCATCAGGGATTCTTGGTAATGGTGCTGGCGGCAGCGGTAGTGGCAGTGGCAGCGGTAGTGGTAGCGGTAGCGGCAGTGGTAGCGGCAGTGGCAGCGGTAGCGGCAGTGGTTCAAACATTGCAACAGCACCAACAACTCCCAAAATAGAAAGTAAATCTGGTAATGGCCGCGCTGCTTGTCGGGAGTGTAATACAAATTATCCAGATTGGGCGAGGAGAAGAGGAGTAGAAGGCAGAGTTGAAGTAGCTGTTGATACGGATGATAATGGTAATGTTACTAAGGTGCGGTTGTTGAGATCCAGCGGTAACGAGAAATTAGATGCAGAACATTTAGAACGAGCGCAAAAATGGAAACTCAAACCCACGTCAGGGGGTAGACAAGGTGTTAGTATTGGTACTGAATATGCGATCGCAGGTTCTCAACGACATCGCCAACTGCAAGAACGCAAGAAACAAAGAGAAACAGAACAAAGAAATAGTGCATCTACTAACAATGCGAGTAACTCTGTGAGTGAAAAACCCAGACGCAGCAGAAGATTGGTAACATCCGTTAGTGAAAATATTCCTAGAGAATCGAATACAGAAACCAGAAGAATTCGCCGCAGAAGAAATATAGCAGCATCAACAGAATCTACTTCCACTTCATCAGCAACAAAAGGACAGCGTTTGGGAGAAGCTATCAGAAGAAGAAGAAGAACAGATCAAGCTGCAACTTCATCTTCTTCAGGAGAAACAAGAAAAAGAAGACGAAGACGGCAAATAACCCCAGCTTCCTCAGTTAGTACCAATAATGAAAGTAGTCCTAAACCTACCAGACGGCGGCGACGTTTGGAACAACCTGCATCTTCAGAGCAAAATCAGCAACCATCACAATCAGGTGAAAGTAATTAG
- the devC gene encoding ABC transporter permease DevC, protein MILNIPLAWLQLAKQRARFFVALAGIAFVAILMFMQIGFQDALYASATQLHKNLQGDLFLISAQYKSLTSNQSFSRSRLYQTLGFAGVESVDPLYVQFAKLKNPITGRKYPIYVLGFDPVKSIFKLPEVEKDFKLLQIPDQVFFDRASRPEFGPIAEYYQQNKPVSMEIFSYVGLVGYKVKVSGLFSLGPSFGFDGNLIVSSSTFIRIFEGRDADKIDIGLIHLKPGANPKKLLANLSAKLPKDVMIMTRKEFIDFEKNYWTLRTPIGFVFNLMVIMGFVVGVIVVYQILYSNISTHLVEFATLKAMGFKNKYLLRVVFKQALILAVLGYIPGFAISLGLYDIAKNATNLPITMDISKALIVLFSAILMCLISGFLSTNKLRKLDPAEIF, encoded by the coding sequence ATGATTTTGAATATCCCTCTAGCTTGGCTACAACTAGCCAAACAAAGAGCGCGCTTTTTTGTGGCTTTAGCTGGAATTGCTTTTGTTGCTATTTTGATGTTTATGCAAATTGGCTTTCAAGACGCTTTGTATGCTAGTGCTACACAATTGCATAAAAATCTCCAAGGAGACTTGTTTTTAATTAGCGCCCAATATAAATCTTTGACTTCTAATCAAAGTTTTTCCCGCAGTCGTTTATACCAAACATTAGGTTTTGCGGGTGTTGAATCAGTTGATCCTTTATATGTACAGTTTGCTAAGTTAAAAAATCCCATTACTGGGCGCAAGTATCCTATATATGTACTAGGATTTGACCCAGTAAAATCAATCTTTAAATTACCCGAAGTTGAAAAAGATTTTAAGTTACTCCAAATACCTGATCAAGTTTTTTTTGACCGTGCTTCTCGTCCAGAGTTTGGACCTATTGCTGAATATTATCAGCAAAATAAACCTGTGAGTATGGAAATATTTAGTTATGTGGGTTTAGTCGGTTACAAAGTTAAAGTTAGTGGCTTATTTAGTCTAGGTCCTTCCTTCGGTTTTGACGGCAATTTAATTGTTAGTTCTTCCACTTTTATCCGCATATTTGAAGGGCGTGATGCTGACAAAATAGATATAGGCTTAATTCACCTCAAACCTGGTGCTAATCCAAAAAAACTTTTGGCAAATTTATCAGCTAAGTTACCCAAAGATGTCATGATCATGACCCGCAAAGAATTTATTGATTTTGAAAAAAATTATTGGACTTTAAGAACACCAATTGGCTTTGTATTTAACTTGATGGTGATCATGGGTTTTGTGGTTGGCGTAATTGTTGTCTATCAAATTCTTTATAGTAATATATCTACGCATTTGGTAGAATTCGCCACACTCAAAGCCATGGGTTTTAAAAATAAGTATCTCTTGCGCGTCGTTTTTAAACAAGCTCTAATTTTAGCAGTATTGGGTTATATTCCCGGTTTTGCTATATCACTAGGACTTTATGATATTGCCAAAAATGCGACTAATTTACCAATTACTATGGATATTAGCAAAGCATTGATAGTGCTATTTTCGGCAATTTTGATGTGTTTAATTTCTGGATTTTTATCTACAAATAAATTACGTAAGTTAGATCCAGCAGAAATTTTTTAA
- a CDS encoding DevA family ABC transporter ATP-binding protein yields MMKSNAILEISNLNQYFGTTKLKDQILFDIHLTISSGEIIIMTGPSGSGKTTLLTLIGALRSVQEGSLKFIGQELCGAKNDKLVKVRRQIGYIFQAHNLLDFLTARQNVQMSLELQENISEWEARMQSEAMLHAVKLGDRINYYPSDLSGGQKQRVAIARALVSHPKLVLADEPTAALDSKSGRDVVNLMQELAKEQNCAILIVTHDNRILDIADRIIHMEDGKLIKQVS; encoded by the coding sequence ATGATGAAATCAAACGCAATTTTAGAAATTAGTAATCTCAATCAATACTTTGGTACAACCAAATTAAAAGACCAGATTTTATTTGATATTCATTTGACAATTAGTTCTGGTGAAATTATCATCATGACTGGTCCTTCTGGTTCAGGAAAAACGACTTTATTAACTCTGATTGGTGCTTTACGTTCTGTTCAAGAGGGGAGTCTGAAATTTATCGGACAGGAATTATGTGGAGCAAAAAATGATAAATTAGTAAAAGTACGTCGCCAAATTGGTTATATTTTTCAAGCTCATAATTTACTAGATTTTTTAACAGCTAGGCAGAATGTACAAATGTCATTGGAATTACAAGAAAATATTTCCGAATGGGAAGCCCGGATGCAATCAGAAGCGATGCTCCATGCTGTGAAATTAGGCGATCGCATTAATTATTATCCATCTGATCTATCTGGAGGACAAAAACAACGGGTTGCTATTGCTCGTGCTTTAGTTAGTCATCCTAAATTAGTCTTAGCTGATGAACCGACCGCAGCTTTAGATAGTAAATCTGGTCGAGATGTTGTCAACTTGATGCAAGAATTAGCAAAGGAGCAGAATTGCGCTATTTTAATTGTCACTCATGATAACCGAATTTTAGATATTGCTGACCGGATAATTCACATGGAAGATGGTAAGTTAATCAAACAAGTTTCATAA